The window TTCCTTACGATattgaggaggacgatgaggacacAGTGGAGGAGAACGCCGAGCTCAGAGGTCTTATGCCATTCGCTATTGTCGGATCGGAAGACATCATCGAGATCGGAGGTCGCCAGGTTCGCGCCCGCCAGTACCCTTGGGGtgtcgtcgaggttgacaaCCCGCGTCACTCCGATTTCCTGGCTATCCGGTCCGCGCTTCTCCACAGCCACCTTGCTGACTTGAAGGAAATCACCCACGATTTCCTCTACGAAAACTACCGTACCGAGAAGCTCAGCAAGAGcgtcgagggtggtgctggggtgtAAGTTAATGCGTATACTTTTATGGTGAGATACATACTAATCAGCTGCAGCGACTCTTCGATGAACCCTGAGGACCTTGCGTCACAGTCTGTTCGCCTCAAGGAGGAACAGCTGCGCcgtgaggaggagaagctccgCGAAATCGAGGTCAAGGTTCAACGCGAAATCAACGAGAAGCGCCAGGAGCTCCTGGCCCGCGAATCCCAGCTCCGCGAGATCGAGGCCCGGATGCAGCGcgaggctgccgctgccgctgccgcccaaCAAGGGACTCCTTCCAACCACTCGGAGCCCAATGGCAACCCAGAGTAAACCCCATGATGGTATCAGGTTATCGAAGTTTCACGGCTGTCATACCGATATGGCGAAACTTCGAAACTTTCTAGGCGACCTGATCTTTCTGTGCAGGCGTTGGTTCTTCTGTTGTGTTTAGAGACAAAATATTCCCCCCCCGCTGCTTCTGcaatttcttttttttaccAAGACGATACTAGCTCCAGCCCAAGGCCATGAATGTGACGAGAAACAGAGGACGATGGAGCACGCCCGCAATGGCAGTGACGAAGAGCGACTGGAAAAGGGGTGCGCGATAGGCTGGCGGAAAGGGCACAGGGTTCACGCGGGAGTCATCAAGGGAAGGCATAGATGGTGTCGGCTGGATATCAGGTTAGGTGACGAGGTCAAAATTTGGTAGTTCTCTTTTTGGTTCCAGCCGACGCCATAACCAGGGGGTGAGGCAACGGAAGCATGGGCCCCGTAatgcagaggagggagggttcTTTGGGAGGTGGCCAGGCTGTTGTTCTTTCCGTCACGTCTGTCAGCATCAGCTTGCTGGTTATACCCTGAGTCGGCCACTTACTATCTGACTCGCTttattttcctttttttctaCTATTGGACTTCTAATGCAGATATCACCTAAATTAAGTTTTCATCTCGACGATTTGTACTTTCTTAACAACGCTGACTATCCACCCCTCTTCGCTGTGTGTGATTTACAAATATGAGAAGACCAATGCCCAATCCGCCAaacacctcaacctctcacCTCCGCAAGCGGCTTTCAACTACAGGCAGCTGAGCCCCGAGAACGGCCAAGCGATCAGCCGCATCGTTCCCCGGGTCCCCCGAATGTCCCGCCACCTTAGTAAACTTTGTCCTCGCCCCGGCGGCATCCCTCTCGTCAATCAGAGCCCGAATAGGCTTGATGATATCGTCGTTCTTAACCGCCGCGCCCTTAGCCGACAGCCACCCGTTTCTGACCCATCCCCGATACCACTTTGTCACGCAGTCGATGGAGTATTGACTGTCTGTTCTGATCTCCACCGACTCGGCGGGGTCAAAAGCCTGAAgcgcgaggaggacggccaTGAGCTCGGCGCGCTGGTTGGTTTGCAAGGGGCCCGGGAGGCGTTTGGAGATGTTCCTGGGGTCGCCGGCGCCGAAGTAGACTCCTATCCCGGCTGTGGCGTGCCTTTTGCCGTTGCCGGGGGCGGCGCCGTCGGTGTAGACTACGATCAGTTCGTTCGGGTCGGGGTTGGGTCTGGCTCTTTTGGCGGGGGGCTCTCtggtggcggttgaggttggggggacTGGGttctttttggggaggacgatgttgttggtgacggtgttTATGATGGGATAGCGAGGGaatgctggtggtggtgctggtggtggtgctggtggtggtgctggtggtgatggggagttgTCGCGGGCCGGAGCAGGATCATTGCGGTTGGTTCGACCAGGATAGCTGGTTTGAGGCGAGGAATG is drawn from Podospora pseudocomata strain CBS 415.72m chromosome 1 map unlocalized CBS415.72m_1, whole genome shotgun sequence and contains these coding sequences:
- a CDS encoding uncharacterized protein (EggNog:ENOG503NU3Q; COG:L), whose amino-acid sequence is MARKGGPKFYAVRVGKKPGVYTSWDEASDQVTGFGGAIHKSFPTHKEAQDWFNAGRSSSNTTNQQASSNSTRQPFRQGPDHPTPQTTYLIRPGSDHSSPQTSYPGRTNRNDPAPARDNSPSPPAPPPAPPPAPPPAFPRYPIINTVTNNIVLPKKNPVPPTSTATREPPAKRARPNPDPNELIVVYTDGAAPGNGKRHATAGIGVYFGAGDPRNISKRLPGPLQTNQRAELMAVLLALQAFDPAESVEIRTDSQYSIDCVTKWYRGWVRNGWLSAKGAAVKNDDIIKPIRALIDERDAAGARTKFTKVAGHSGDPGNDAADRLAVLGAQLPVVESRLRR